One Falsihalocynthiibacter arcticus DNA segment encodes these proteins:
- a CDS encoding branched-chain amino acid ABC transporter permease, protein MDILNALVALANYVLVPAVAYGSQLALGALGVTLIYGILRFSNFAHGDTMAFGTMATILFTWWFQSMGISFGPLPTALLALPFGIAVSALFLLGTDRVVYRFYRKQKAAPVILVIVSLGVMFVMNGVVRFIIGTDDQRFADGARFIISAGDFKEMTGLEEGLAIRVSQGITLVTAIIVVALLFYFLNKTRTGKSMRAFSDNEDLALLSGINPERVVMVTWIIVAALATIAGVLYGLDKSFKPFTYFQLLLPIFASAIVGGLGNPIGAIAGGFIIAFSEVTVTYAFKKVLGHLLPDSLAPDGLVQLLSTDYKFAVSFVILIIVLLFRPTGLFKGKSV, encoded by the coding sequence ATGGATATTCTAAACGCGCTCGTCGCGCTGGCAAATTATGTCTTGGTGCCAGCCGTTGCCTATGGCAGTCAACTTGCGCTTGGCGCTCTTGGGGTGACCCTCATTTACGGTATTCTGCGCTTCTCAAACTTCGCCCATGGCGACACGATGGCCTTCGGGACCATGGCGACCATCCTGTTTACGTGGTGGTTTCAATCCATGGGGATCAGTTTTGGCCCCCTGCCAACGGCGCTCCTCGCCCTGCCCTTTGGTATCGCTGTCTCGGCCCTGTTCCTGTTGGGAACGGATCGCGTGGTCTATAGGTTTTATCGCAAACAAAAGGCCGCGCCGGTGATCCTTGTGATTGTATCGCTTGGGGTGATGTTTGTGATGAATGGTGTCGTGCGCTTTATCATTGGCACCGATGATCAACGCTTCGCCGATGGCGCTCGTTTTATCATTTCTGCGGGCGATTTCAAAGAGATGACGGGCCTTGAAGAGGGTTTGGCGATCAGAGTGTCACAAGGGATAACCTTGGTCACCGCCATCATCGTTGTGGCTTTGTTATTCTATTTCCTCAACAAAACGCGCACCGGAAAATCCATGCGCGCCTTTAGTGACAACGAAGACCTCGCGCTTTTGTCTGGGATCAATCCAGAACGGGTGGTGATGGTGACATGGATCATCGTGGCGGCCCTCGCAACGATCGCGGGTGTGCTCTATGGCCTTGATAAGTCCTTCAAACCTTTCACGTATTTCCAACTCCTCTTGCCAATTTTCGCCAGCGCGATTGTCGGCGGACTTGGGAATCCGATTGGCGCCATCGCGGGCGGTTTCATTATCGCGTTTTCGGAAGTTACGGTCACCTATGCCTTTAAAAAGGTGCTTGGGCATCTTCTTCCGGACAGTCTTGCGCCGGATGGATTGGTGCAACTTCTCTCAACCGATTACAAATTCGCCGTCAGCTTTGTGATCCTCATCATAGTCCTCCTGTTTCGCCCAACGGGTTTGTTTAAAGGGAAATCGGTATGA
- a CDS encoding ABC transporter ATP-binding protein: MSEPYLNAAGMTGGYGTGADILHDCTLTVNKGEIVVIVGPNGAGKSTAMKAVFGMLNIHTGSVTLDGQDITSMSPQARVSIGMGFVPQTQNVFTSMTVEENLEMGAFIRHDDFRETMEQVYELFPILRDKRNQSAGELSGGQRQQVAVGRALMTKPKLLMLDEPTAGVSPIVMDELFDRIIEVARTGISILMVEQNARQALEIADKGYVLVQGRNRFTDTGQALLADPEVRKSFLGG; encoded by the coding sequence ATGAGTGAACCATACTTAAATGCCGCTGGAATGACGGGCGGGTACGGCACGGGTGCCGATATTCTGCATGACTGTACGTTGACCGTAAATAAGGGCGAAATTGTTGTGATTGTGGGGCCAAATGGCGCTGGAAAATCCACCGCGATGAAGGCCGTTTTCGGGATGCTCAATATTCACACGGGCTCTGTAACCCTTGACGGGCAGGACATTACAAGTATGTCACCGCAGGCGCGGGTCAGCATTGGTATGGGGTTTGTGCCGCAAACACAAAACGTTTTTACCTCAATGACCGTTGAGGAAAACCTCGAAATGGGCGCGTTTATTCGCCACGATGACTTCCGTGAGACGATGGAACAGGTCTATGAGTTGTTCCCCATTCTGCGCGATAAACGCAATCAATCGGCCGGTGAACTTTCGGGTGGGCAACGCCAACAGGTGGCTGTTGGACGCGCATTGATGACGAAACCCAAGCTTTTGATGCTCGATGAGCCAACTGCGGGTGTGTCACCGATTGTGATGGACGAGTTGTTTGATCGCATTATTGAGGTTGCCAGAACGGGCATTTCCATCCTGATGGTGGAACAGAATGCGCGCCAAGCTCTTGAAATCGCGGACAAAGGATATGTCCTCGTGCAAGGCCGTAATCGCTTCACCGACACGGGACAGGCGCTTCTTGCTGATCCTGAAGTCCGCAAATCATTCTTGGGGGGCTGA
- a CDS encoding ABC transporter ATP-binding protein, giving the protein MIEVKDLRKQFGGFHAVDGASLSINEGSITGLIGPNGAGKTTLFNVIAGVLPPTSGQVTMGGEDITGLPPHELFEKGLLRTFQIAHEFSSMTVRENLMMVPGAQSGESLWNTWFHRGQIALEEAATLKKADEVLEFLTIDHLKNEKAGNLSGGQKKLLELGRTMMVDAKIVFLDEVGAGVNRTLLNTIGDAIIRLNKERGYTFVVIEHDMDFIARLCEPVICMAEGKVLAQGTLDEIKANEHVIEAYLGTGLKNKTVGAKK; this is encoded by the coding sequence ATGATTGAGGTGAAAGATCTGCGCAAGCAGTTCGGGGGCTTTCATGCTGTGGACGGTGCAAGTCTGTCGATAAACGAAGGGTCGATCACGGGGCTCATTGGACCAAACGGCGCCGGAAAAACAACGCTTTTCAATGTTATAGCGGGTGTTCTTCCACCAACTTCTGGCCAAGTGACGATGGGGGGCGAAGACATAACTGGGCTACCGCCGCACGAATTATTCGAAAAAGGCCTGCTGCGAACCTTCCAAATCGCGCATGAATTCTCGTCGATGACCGTCCGAGAAAACCTAATGATGGTTCCGGGCGCACAATCGGGCGAAAGCCTTTGGAACACATGGTTTCATCGCGGCCAGATCGCACTAGAGGAAGCGGCCACCCTTAAGAAGGCCGACGAAGTCCTTGAATTCCTTACAATTGATCATTTGAAAAACGAAAAAGCGGGCAACCTCTCTGGCGGTCAAAAGAAGCTCCTTGAGCTGGGTCGCACGATGATGGTTGACGCGAAAATCGTGTTTCTCGACGAAGTGGGCGCGGGTGTGAACCGCACGCTCCTCAATACCATTGGCGATGCGATCATCCGCCTCAACAAAGAGCGCGGCTATACCTTTGTGGTTATTGAGCACGACATGGATTTCATCGCGCGTCTTTGTGAGCCGGTGATCTGTATGGCCGAGGGCAAGGTTTTGGCGCAGGGCACGTTGGACGAGATAAAAGCCAACGAGCATGTGATCGAAGCCTACCTCGGGACGGGCCTTAAAAATAAGACTGTGGGGGCCAAAAAATGA
- a CDS encoding ABC transporter substrate-binding protein, which produces MKKLLMATTAAVLVGAGASAEEIKLGVFLGFTGPIESMVAEMGPAAELAIKEVSDTGLLLDGTTVIGVRGDTTCIDAGAATAAAERLITSEGVKALIGGDCSGVTGAALANVAVPNGIVMISPSATSPGLSTAEDNGLFFRTSPSDARQGVVMTNVIMDRGINEVAVTYTNNDYGKGLADAFAAAFEEAGGTVTINTAHEDGKADYSAEVGALASAGGAALVIAGYVDQGGSGIIQAAMDTGAFDTFVFPDGMVSETLITNFGSDINGSFGQHPGTDSPGAAVMQELGAANGFDGTGAFAGESYDAAALILLAMQSAGSTESADFKDHILTVANAPGEKIYPGELGKALEILAAGGEIDYVGASAVELIGPGESAGNYREIEIKDGAITTAKYR; this is translated from the coding sequence ATGAAAAAACTACTGATGGCGACAACCGCTGCTGTACTCGTAGGTGCTGGTGCATCTGCTGAAGAAATTAAACTCGGCGTGTTCCTTGGTTTCACGGGGCCAATCGAATCCATGGTCGCAGAGATGGGCCCTGCGGCCGAACTTGCAATCAAAGAAGTTTCAGACACCGGTCTCTTGCTTGATGGCACAACCGTTATTGGCGTGCGCGGCGACACGACTTGTATCGACGCTGGCGCGGCCACGGCAGCTGCGGAACGTTTGATCACAAGTGAAGGCGTAAAAGCTCTCATCGGTGGTGACTGTTCTGGTGTAACCGGCGCAGCTCTTGCTAACGTTGCGGTTCCAAACGGGATCGTTATGATTTCCCCTTCCGCCACATCCCCTGGCTTGTCCACAGCTGAAGATAATGGTCTTTTCTTCCGCACGTCGCCTTCTGACGCGCGCCAAGGCGTTGTAATGACAAACGTTATTATGGATCGCGGCATTAACGAAGTTGCGGTGACCTATACCAACAATGACTATGGTAAAGGTCTTGCGGATGCGTTCGCAGCTGCCTTTGAAGAAGCTGGCGGCACAGTAACAATCAACACAGCCCACGAAGATGGCAAAGCTGACTATTCTGCTGAGGTTGGCGCTTTGGCATCGGCTGGCGGTGCGGCCCTTGTGATTGCGGGTTATGTTGACCAAGGCGGTTCCGGTATCATCCAAGCTGCCATGGACACAGGCGCGTTCGACACATTCGTCTTCCCTGACGGCATGGTTTCGGAAACATTGATCACGAACTTCGGTTCCGATATCAATGGCTCCTTCGGTCAACACCCAGGCACTGACAGCCCAGGCGCTGCGGTCATGCAAGAACTTGGCGCGGCAAACGGCTTTGATGGCACGGGCGCTTTTGCTGGCGAAAGCTATGACGCGGCAGCTTTGATCTTGTTGGCGATGCAATCCGCGGGCTCCACGGAATCTGCTGATTTCAAAGACCACATCTTGACTGTTGCCAATGCTCCAGGCGAAAAAATCTACCCTGGTGAATTGGGCAAAGCATTGGAAATTCTCGCTGCTGGCGGCGAGATTGACTATGTGGGTGCCTCCGCTGTTGAACTCATCGGACCAGGCGAAAGCGCTGGTAACTACCGTGAGATCGAGATCAAAGACGGCGCAATCACAACTGCAAAATACCGTTAA
- a CDS encoding GlxA family transcriptional regulator, whose protein sequence is MSRQGEIIETKDAKPRRFVFVLMNEFTMMCFASAVEALRIANRMADKNLYEWRVVSVDGQPVISSAGVVFKVDAGLEDLCRDDSVMLCGGLNIRAASSPKLVNWIRKESRRGSSVTGLCTAAYTMAKAGLLDGKRATIHWEHHDGLVEDFPDIAVLNSVFVVDGKMITTAGGTSSIDLMLKFIADGHGEHLANAVADQLIYTSIRTEKDSPRLSIPSRIGVRHLKLSNVIQTMELNLEDPISPAVLAKDVGMSTRQLERLFQRYLNRSPKRFYMEIRLQKARNLLMQTDMSVINVALASGFSSPSHFSKCYRAQYATTPYRERGVKAELPAT, encoded by the coding sequence ATGAGTCGCCAAGGAGAAATAATCGAAACAAAGGACGCGAAACCACGCCGTTTCGTGTTCGTTTTGATGAACGAATTTACAATGATGTGCTTTGCCAGTGCGGTTGAAGCCCTTCGGATTGCAAATCGTATGGCAGACAAAAATCTCTACGAATGGCGCGTTGTTAGTGTGGACGGGCAGCCCGTCATCAGCTCTGCGGGCGTTGTTTTCAAGGTTGATGCCGGACTTGAGGACCTTTGCCGCGATGACTCGGTTATGCTGTGTGGTGGATTGAATATTCGCGCGGCAAGCTCGCCAAAACTGGTTAATTGGATCCGCAAAGAAAGTCGGCGTGGCTCTTCCGTGACGGGTTTGTGCACGGCGGCTTATACGATGGCAAAAGCGGGGTTATTGGACGGGAAGCGGGCGACGATCCACTGGGAACACCACGATGGGCTGGTTGAAGATTTCCCTGACATCGCTGTTTTGAACTCGGTTTTTGTTGTTGACGGTAAAATGATCACCACGGCGGGCGGCACCAGTTCGATTGATCTCATGCTAAAATTTATTGCCGATGGGCACGGCGAACATTTGGCGAATGCGGTCGCGGACCAGCTTATCTATACCTCAATCCGTACCGAAAAAGATTCGCCGCGCCTGTCTATTCCTAGTCGGATTGGAGTGCGGCATCTGAAACTGTCCAACGTCATCCAGACGATGGAACTCAACCTCGAAGACCCCATAAGTCCTGCCGTTTTGGCCAAAGATGTCGGTATGAGCACGCGCCAACTGGAACGTTTATTTCAACGCTATCTCAATCGATCCCCCAAGCGATTTTACATGGAAATTCGCCTGCAAAAAGCGCGTAACCTGTTGATGCAAACAGATATGAGCGTGATCAATGTGGCCCTTGCAAGTGGGTTTTCCTCGCCCAGTCATTTCTCAAAATGCTATCGCGCACAATACGCCACGACGCCCTACCGAGAACGCGGCGTGAAGGCCGAGTTGCCTGCGACCTAG